CGTATATCGGGTAGCGCCCTGCCGATGATCGTACTCATCGCATAATCGAGGTAAGATCTCCTCATCTCCTCTTCAATTGGTACTGTCACAACAGATGTCTGCATTCAACCTCCAGGAATATTGATGCTTTTCTTTTAAACGAAAAAACGCCCCACAGTCACTTCAGAAGGCCATTCATTTTACCATAATCAATAAGCAGTTGACAATTGCTGAAACATCATGGAAAATAAGTAACCTATGAAAACGGCCACCTATCTGGCTATTCTTTGCCTCACCATCATTGCGTGTCCCTGCTGCAGCAAGGAAACAAAGGGTCTTACTGAAGAGATCAGAATCATGAAGGAAGAGAATAACTTCCTCAAGGCCGAAAACATTGCCTTGAAAAAGGAACTGGAGGAGCTCTACAAGAAAATCGACGAGAAGGATGGGGCGAGGCCCAAAGAACAGGTCAAGGAGGTCGAAGCGAATCCCGGTAAGGATGCATCGAAAAAGGCCGAAAAGGCGGAGTCTGAAAAGCTTAAGAAGCCGACGAACGAGAAACCCAGCGGTAGCCACCATTAGCAGAAATTTCCCTTAGGACAGAGCCATCACCACCATGTCAAGAACCTTTGTATGAGCAAGCTTCGCAATATCTCGCTGGTGATAGAATACGACGGCGCGGGCTATCACGGCTGGCAATGTCAGCCGCGCGTGGCAACGCTTCAGGAAACGATTCAGGCAGGGATAGGAAAGATCCTCAATCATGCGGTCAAGGTGTACGCGGCAGGAAGGACCGATGCGGGCGTGCACGCCCTGGGTCAGGTAATAAATTTCTTCACAGAAAAAACCATTGACCTGGCAAGTCTGATGAAGGCGCTCAACAGCATTCTGCCGGCGGACATACGGATAAAGAGGGCGTGTGAGGTCGATCAATCCTTTCACGCCCGATACTCGGCAAAGAGCAAGTCTTATGTGTACTGTATCTATAACGCGCGTTACCATTCGCCTTTTCAAATGCGCTACGCCTGGCACATACCTTACGCTCTCAACGTCCC
The sequence above is drawn from the Syntrophorhabdaceae bacterium genome and encodes:
- the truA gene encoding tRNA pseudouridine(38-40) synthase TruA, which gives rise to MSKLRNISLVIEYDGAGYHGWQCQPRVATLQETIQAGIGKILNHAVKVYAAGRTDAGVHALGQVINFFTEKTIDLASLMKALNSILPADIRIKRACEVDQSFHARYSAKSKSYVYCIYNARYHSPFQMRYAWHIPYALNVPAMNEAVRQIIGTHDFSSFKKKNEAYKRHEREVLKAWVRRRGAFIYTLIEATGFLRYMVRNIVGTLVLVGEARISENDFRVILDSRDRVNAGATAPPHGLFLRRIRY